In Lepus europaeus isolate LE1 chromosome 23, mLepTim1.pri, whole genome shotgun sequence, a single genomic region encodes these proteins:
- the LOC133751793 gene encoding uncharacterized LOC128125816 homolog produces MPGSSAIHALQLLRELLAFVLLSYTVLIGALLLAGWTTYFLVLK; encoded by the coding sequence ATGCCGGGCTCGTCCGCCATCCACGCGCTGCAGCTGCTGCGGGAGCTGCTGGCCTTCGTGCTCCTCAGCTACACGGTGCTCATCGGGGCGCTGCTGCTGGCCGGCTGGACCACCTACTTCTTGGTGCTGAAGTGA